Proteins from one Amycolatopsis endophytica genomic window:
- the pdxA gene encoding 4-hydroxythreonine-4-phosphate dehydrogenase PdxA encodes MARPVIAITMGDAAGVGPEVVAKALAAPDLYRSCRPLVVGDANRLRKAVDITGVGLEVRSVDAPEDGTYRAGSIDCLDLGVIPEDLAFGVLSPVAGEGAYQFVRAATELAVAGRVHAICTAPLNKEALQAAGHRYPGHTELLAALTGTPEVSMMLSAPKLRVVHVTTHIGLVDAVAKIEPGLVARTIRRGHETLRKSGVERPRIAVCGINPHAGENGLFGHGEEEDKIAPAIARCRGEGIDVSGPLPADTVFFRAVRGDFDLVVAMYHDQGHGPVKVLGLDVGVNITIGLPVIRTSVDHGTAFDIAGTGRADEASMLEALRQAVELAPEVEEEPAS; translated from the coding sequence ATGGCACGTCCCGTCATCGCCATCACCATGGGGGACGCCGCCGGCGTCGGCCCGGAGGTCGTGGCGAAGGCACTGGCCGCACCGGATCTCTACCGCTCGTGCCGCCCCTTGGTCGTCGGCGACGCGAACCGGCTGCGCAAGGCCGTCGACATCACCGGCGTCGGGCTGGAGGTGCGATCCGTCGACGCGCCCGAGGACGGCACCTACCGTGCCGGCTCGATCGACTGCCTCGACCTGGGCGTGATCCCCGAGGACCTGGCGTTCGGGGTGCTGTCCCCGGTCGCCGGTGAGGGCGCTTACCAGTTCGTCAGGGCGGCGACCGAACTGGCCGTCGCCGGTCGGGTGCACGCGATCTGCACGGCACCGCTCAACAAGGAGGCGCTGCAGGCCGCCGGGCACAGGTATCCCGGGCACACCGAGCTGCTCGCCGCGCTCACCGGGACCCCCGAAGTGTCGATGATGCTGTCCGCGCCGAAGCTGCGCGTGGTGCACGTGACAACGCACATCGGGCTCGTCGACGCCGTCGCGAAGATCGAGCCCGGTCTGGTGGCCCGCACCATCCGGCGGGGGCATGAGACCTTGCGCAAGTCCGGCGTCGAGCGGCCCCGCATCGCCGTGTGCGGTATCAACCCGCACGCAGGCGAGAACGGCCTGTTCGGTCACGGTGAGGAGGAGGACAAGATCGCGCCCGCCATCGCGCGCTGCCGCGGCGAGGGCATCGACGTGAGTGGCCCCCTGCCCGCCGACACCGTGTTCTTCCGCGCCGTGCGGGGCGACTTCGACCTGGTCGTCGCGATGTACCACGACCAGGGCCACGGGCCCGTCAAGGTTCTCGGCCTCGACGTCGGTGTGAACATTACAATCGGCCTACCGGTGATCAGGACCAGCGTCGATCACGGCACCGCGTTCGACATCGCGGGGACCGGCAGGGCCGACGAGGCGAGCATGCTGGAGGCCCTGCGGCAGGCGGTCGAGCTGGCACCGGAGGTGGAGGAGGAACCAGCGTCGTGA
- a CDS encoding LuxR C-terminal-related transcriptional regulator, with protein MDGNPTARSMGNLPSQTSSFIGRHRELGEVRRAMEAGRLLTLTGPGGVGKTRLAIQAAARARRAFPHGVWLVDLAALQEPAQLADTVATALGVKDQSARPAVEQIIDHLRDRRLLMVLDNCEHVTVACAALVDRVLRHAPGLRVLATSRQPLGITGERVLTIEPLAVPGAVDVPPTAVLAKYEGVALLVDRASAVRPGFVLDEENRETVARLCTRLDGLPLAIELAATRLRSLSAAQVADRLDDRFALLTRGNPAAVSRQQTLRALIGWSYDLCSEAERLLWARLSVFPAEFDLDAVEGICADDMPAHGPVVDLVDGLVAKSVVTARHEFPRARYRLLETIRQYGRERLAAAGTEAELRRRHRDYYLAAAERLCESWCGPGQAANLTELRVEMDNLTAALDWSLTEPGGDVAALRLVSALRYHWTVGGFLSTGRRRLDQALAQSRRQTPDRGHALWVAAWIAVLQGDPGSAHARLVEGARIAEVNDDDHLRAYVEMFRGTTALFEGDAGAGVARLCQGIELMKKLDDSAGVLLGLFQYSVALSLTGDHTRARSVCDEAMRISDRRQESWARSETLWARAMDLWIDGEAGGATADLVRQSLRATPNANYISTVLDIELLAWTAASRHEFEEAARLLGQAEGIWKSFGTTIEAFGPHFARYSAECRTSAAGSLGRARFEALFEEGRDRRLPGGPGNAPPSPVQGEPSRAVDLSRRERDVARLIAKGMTNKEIAAKLMLSPRTVDGHVERLFAKTGVSNRAQVVVWMAEHGTAHRRDDENP; from the coding sequence ATGGACGGGAATCCGACAGCGCGGTCGATGGGTAACCTGCCCAGCCAGACGAGCTCCTTCATCGGCCGCCACCGCGAGTTGGGCGAAGTCAGGCGGGCGATGGAGGCAGGGCGCCTGCTGACTCTGACCGGCCCCGGCGGGGTCGGCAAGACACGGCTGGCGATCCAGGCCGCCGCGCGGGCGCGCCGGGCTTTTCCGCACGGTGTGTGGCTGGTCGACCTCGCCGCACTCCAGGAGCCCGCACAGCTCGCGGACACGGTGGCAACGGCGCTGGGGGTCAAGGACCAGTCGGCTCGTCCTGCCGTGGAGCAGATCATCGATCACCTGCGGGACCGGCGCCTGCTCATGGTGCTGGACAACTGCGAGCACGTCACGGTGGCGTGCGCCGCCCTCGTCGACCGGGTGCTCAGGCATGCGCCGGGGTTGCGGGTCCTGGCCACCAGCCGCCAGCCACTCGGGATCACCGGAGAGCGCGTCCTCACGATCGAGCCGCTCGCGGTGCCCGGCGCGGTGGATGTTCCTCCGACAGCGGTACTCGCGAAATACGAAGGGGTCGCGCTCCTCGTCGACCGGGCGAGCGCGGTACGGCCCGGCTTCGTCCTGGACGAGGAAAATCGAGAGACCGTCGCGCGCCTGTGCACCCGGCTCGATGGTCTCCCGCTCGCGATCGAGCTCGCGGCGACCAGGCTTCGCTCCCTCTCGGCCGCCCAGGTGGCGGACCGCCTCGACGACCGGTTCGCGCTGCTCACCAGAGGCAACCCAGCAGCCGTCTCCCGCCAGCAGACGCTGCGCGCCTTGATCGGCTGGAGCTACGACCTGTGCTCGGAGGCGGAGCGGCTGCTCTGGGCGCGGCTGTCGGTGTTTCCCGCCGAGTTCGACCTCGACGCCGTGGAAGGCATCTGCGCGGATGACATGCCCGCGCACGGGCCGGTGGTGGACCTGGTGGACGGGTTGGTGGCCAAGTCGGTCGTCACCGCGCGCCACGAGTTCCCGCGTGCGCGGTATCGCCTGCTGGAAACGATCCGGCAGTACGGGCGCGAGCGCCTGGCCGCCGCGGGGACGGAGGCCGAGCTGCGCCGGCGTCATCGCGACTACTACCTCGCAGCGGCCGAACGACTGTGTGAGTCCTGGTGCGGGCCCGGTCAGGCCGCCAATCTCACCGAACTGCGCGTGGAAATGGACAATCTGACCGCGGCGCTCGACTGGTCACTGACCGAACCGGGCGGCGACGTCGCGGCGCTCCGGCTGGTCTCGGCGCTGCGGTACCACTGGACGGTGGGTGGCTTCCTGTCGACGGGGCGGCGCCGGCTCGACCAGGCGCTGGCCCAGTCCCGGCGGCAGACACCGGATCGCGGCCACGCGCTGTGGGTGGCCGCGTGGATCGCGGTCCTCCAGGGGGATCCCGGCTCCGCACATGCCCGCCTGGTCGAGGGCGCGCGGATCGCCGAGGTCAACGACGACGACCACCTGCGCGCCTACGTGGAGATGTTCCGGGGCACGACAGCCCTGTTCGAAGGAGATGCGGGGGCCGGAGTCGCTCGCCTGTGTCAGGGCATCGAGCTCATGAAGAAACTCGACGACAGCGCCGGGGTGCTGTTGGGGCTCTTCCAGTACAGCGTCGCGCTCTCCCTGACCGGTGATCACACCCGCGCCAGGTCCGTGTGCGATGAAGCCATGCGCATCTCCGATCGGCGGCAGGAGTCCTGGGCGCGGTCGGAAACCCTGTGGGCCCGCGCCATGGACCTGTGGATCGACGGCGAGGCGGGCGGCGCGACCGCCGATCTGGTGCGCCAATCCCTGCGCGCGACGCCCAATGCCAACTACATCAGTACGGTTCTGGACATCGAGCTACTGGCCTGGACGGCAGCCTCCCGGCACGAATTCGAGGAGGCGGCCCGCCTGCTCGGGCAGGCCGAGGGGATCTGGAAGTCGTTCGGGACCACCATCGAGGCGTTCGGACCGCATTTCGCCCGGTATTCCGCCGAGTGCCGGACTTCGGCGGCCGGGTCACTCGGTCGTGCCCGCTTCGAGGCGCTCTTCGAGGAGGGCCGGGACCGGCGACTCCCCGGCGGTCCCGGCAACGCTCCCCCATCGCCGGTACAGGGTGAGCCTTCGCGTGCGGTCGATCTCAGCCGGCGTGAACGGGACGTCGCGCGTCTCATCGCGAAGGGCATGACGAACAAGGAGATCGCCGCGAAGCTCATGTTGTCGCCGCGAACCGTCGACGGACATGTGGAACGACTGTTCGCCAAGACCGGTGTGTCGAATCGGGCACAGGTGGTCGTCTGGATGGCCGAGCACGGCACCGCGCACCGCCGAGACGACGAGAACCCTTAG
- a CDS encoding four-carbon acid sugar kinase family protein, producing the protein MKKRLVIVADDLTGAADAAAAYGPFAEVSVMLDITGVLPGAEVIAVDTDSRHRSPEFAGRAVTAAVRAAVAAGIPLYKKIDSTLRGNIAVEIGAALHELSATALLAPAFPDMGRTVTGGVLRVGGIVRGDVRDRFAGSGLRTALIPLEVVRRGQSEVVSAYRSAEADVVCADAVTEADLEVLHAAGAALGPDALLVGSAGLTRVAARARGFAGPLSVPASTGSVLTVLGSYSTLAREQRAALTASGKVTTVTIAAPFGPGEQSRAAAELSAADGDVLLAPDPHAPVERAHAREVASALAAVAAAHVSQRRTTLAGLILTGGETARAVLLAAGVRGFAVHGEIAPGVVHSTIPALGGLPLITKAGAFGAPDTLERARRTLHAPAAASH; encoded by the coding sequence ATGAAGAAGCGGCTGGTCATCGTTGCCGACGACCTGACCGGTGCAGCCGATGCCGCCGCCGCGTACGGGCCGTTCGCCGAGGTCTCGGTGATGCTCGACATCACCGGGGTGCTGCCCGGCGCCGAGGTGATCGCCGTCGACACCGACAGCAGGCACCGCAGCCCCGAGTTCGCCGGCCGCGCCGTCACCGCCGCCGTCCGCGCCGCGGTCGCCGCGGGGATCCCGCTGTACAAGAAGATCGACTCGACACTGCGGGGCAACATCGCCGTCGAGATCGGCGCCGCCCTGCACGAGCTGTCGGCCACCGCCTTGCTCGCGCCTGCCTTCCCGGACATGGGCCGCACCGTGACCGGCGGTGTCCTGCGCGTCGGTGGCATCGTCAGGGGAGACGTGCGGGATCGCTTCGCCGGAAGTGGCTTGCGCACCGCGTTGATCCCGCTCGAGGTGGTCCGGCGTGGACAGTCCGAAGTGGTTTCCGCATACCGTTCCGCGGAGGCCGACGTGGTGTGCGCCGACGCGGTGACCGAGGCCGATCTGGAGGTCCTGCACGCGGCGGGTGCGGCACTGGGGCCGGACGCCCTCCTGGTCGGCTCGGCGGGGCTGACGCGGGTCGCGGCGCGCGCCCGTGGTTTCGCCGGGCCGTTGTCCGTGCCCGCCAGTACCGGTTCGGTGCTCACGGTGCTCGGGAGTTACTCGACGCTCGCGCGTGAGCAGCGCGCGGCGCTGACGGCCTCAGGGAAGGTGACCACGGTGACGATCGCGGCTCCGTTCGGCCCCGGCGAGCAGAGCCGGGCCGCCGCCGAACTGTCCGCGGCCGACGGTGACGTGCTGCTCGCCCCGGATCCGCACGCCCCGGTGGAGCGCGCGCACGCCCGCGAGGTCGCGAGCGCGCTCGCCGCCGTCGCGGCCGCTCACGTGTCCCAGCGGCGCACGACCTTGGCCGGGCTGATCCTCACCGGCGGTGAAACCGCGCGCGCCGTGCTGCTCGCCGCAGGAGTACGCGGGTTCGCGGTGCACGGCGAGATCGCGCCCGGCGTCGTCCACTCGACCATCCCCGCGCTCGGCGGGCTACCGCTGATCACCAAGGCCGGCGCCTTCGGCGCACCGGACACCCTGGAGCGAGCGCGGCGCACGCTGCACGCCCCGGCCGCGGCATCACACTGA
- a CDS encoding DeoR/GlpR family DNA-binding transcription regulator: MNARTRRAAIRDLLRTRPVGVDELAVRFDVTASTIRRDLAALTEAGEIVRTYGGALAPSGDEQSLHERESLGGVEKAAIAREAERHIRAGQLLLLDAGTTVGALAARLVAWKGITVATTGLTTLNALADAEGVELIALGGVVRHISQGTVGPLTELVLGTLTADAVFLSGDGVTADRGVCEASAEQAAVKRRLIEQAGATYVLADASKLGRASSHWWTPLPAEWTLITDPSATEEQLACFRARPGVTVVVAPAAGTAGLSGPREARGDHARS, encoded by the coding sequence GTGAACGCGCGCACGCGGCGGGCCGCGATCCGGGATCTGCTGCGCACCCGTCCGGTCGGGGTCGACGAGCTCGCCGTGCGCTTCGATGTCACAGCCTCCACCATCCGGCGCGATCTCGCCGCCTTGACCGAGGCCGGCGAAATCGTGCGCACCTACGGTGGAGCGCTCGCCCCGAGCGGTGACGAACAATCGCTGCACGAGCGGGAAAGTCTGGGTGGCGTGGAGAAGGCCGCCATCGCGCGCGAGGCCGAGCGGCACATCCGGGCGGGACAGCTGCTGCTCCTCGATGCCGGGACGACGGTCGGCGCACTCGCCGCACGGCTGGTGGCGTGGAAGGGGATCACGGTCGCCACGACGGGGCTGACCACCCTCAACGCGCTCGCGGACGCCGAGGGCGTGGAGCTGATCGCGCTGGGCGGCGTGGTGCGCCACATCAGTCAGGGCACCGTCGGTCCGCTCACCGAGCTGGTGCTGGGCACACTGACCGCCGATGCGGTGTTCCTCAGCGGCGATGGCGTCACGGCGGACCGGGGCGTGTGCGAGGCCAGTGCCGAGCAGGCCGCCGTGAAGCGGCGACTGATCGAGCAGGCCGGCGCGACGTACGTGCTGGCCGACGCGAGCAAGCTGGGGCGCGCGAGCTCGCACTGGTGGACGCCCCTGCCCGCGGAGTGGACCTTGATCACCGACCCCTCGGCCACCGAGGAGCAGCTCGCCTGCTTCCGCGCCCGGCCCGGCGTCACGGTCGTTGTCGCTCCGGCAGCCGGGACAGCGGGCTTGTCCGGTCCACGAGAGGCCCGCGGCGATCACGCCCGAAGCTAG
- a CDS encoding VOC family protein produces the protein MPIATLAAINVDCTDPLALARFWAALLGGEVVIATPDFCAVQAGPVHLGAVRVAAHQAPTWPSAEHPKQLHLDLAAQDLDAAEHEAIHLGATRESHQPDPARFRVLRDPAGHPFCLRAR, from the coding sequence ATGCCCATCGCCACCCTCGCCGCGATCAACGTCGACTGCACCGATCCCCTCGCCCTGGCCCGGTTCTGGGCGGCACTACTCGGCGGCGAGGTGGTGATCGCGACGCCGGACTTCTGCGCGGTGCAGGCCGGCCCGGTGCACCTCGGCGCGGTCCGGGTGGCGGCCCACCAGGCACCGACCTGGCCCTCCGCGGAGCACCCGAAGCAGCTCCACCTCGACCTCGCCGCCCAGGACCTCGACGCCGCCGAACACGAAGCGATCCATCTCGGCGCCACCAGGGAAAGCCACCAGCCCGACCCGGCACGGTTCCGCGTGCTGCGTGACCCCGCCGGCCACCCCTTCTGCCTGCGGGCTCGCTAG
- a CDS encoding aldo/keto reductase, which translates to MRYQTFGRQTGLRVSEYVLGTANFSSAAAGQAGAREIFEAFVAAGGTTFDVSNIYHDGEAEKLLGDFLGRERDEFVVITKYSGTRQSPARTGTTGNSRKTMIRSLEESLRRLRTDHVDVFMPHFPDGVTPMPEILAGFEDLIRAGKIRYAGLSNFPAWRVAGAAVRSELSGRAALAGIQTEYSLAERSAERELIPMAQAHGLGVVLYSPLAGGLLTGKYRRGEHGRLSARAGGTSVEDTGRRSAVLDAVLAVAEEAGTGPVQVALAWLRYRATRVQASMLPIVGPRTTAHLAGYLDALNVELSQEHYRHLDEVSAIRPGAPHADVAAALAHGTDGDRSRLDAPLVPVA; encoded by the coding sequence TTGCGCTACCAGACCTTCGGACGGCAGACCGGCTTACGCGTCTCGGAGTACGTGCTGGGCACGGCGAACTTCAGCTCGGCGGCCGCCGGCCAGGCAGGCGCGAGGGAGATTTTCGAGGCGTTCGTCGCGGCCGGCGGCACCACGTTCGACGTCTCGAACATCTACCACGACGGCGAAGCCGAGAAGCTGCTGGGCGATTTCCTCGGTCGCGAACGCGACGAGTTCGTGGTGATCACCAAGTACAGCGGGACCCGTCAATCACCGGCCCGGACGGGGACCACCGGCAACAGCCGCAAGACCATGATCCGTTCCCTGGAGGAGAGCCTGCGGCGCCTGCGAACCGACCACGTGGACGTCTTCATGCCGCACTTCCCCGACGGCGTGACGCCGATGCCGGAGATCCTGGCCGGGTTCGAGGACCTCATCCGGGCGGGCAAGATCCGCTACGCCGGGCTGTCGAACTTCCCCGCCTGGCGGGTCGCGGGCGCCGCAGTGCGGTCGGAGCTGAGCGGGCGCGCCGCGCTGGCCGGCATCCAGACCGAGTACAGCCTGGCCGAACGTTCCGCGGAGCGGGAACTGATCCCGATGGCGCAGGCGCACGGCCTGGGCGTGGTGCTGTACTCCCCGTTGGCAGGCGGGTTACTGACCGGGAAGTACCGGCGCGGCGAGCACGGTCGGCTCAGCGCCCGCGCCGGCGGAACCTCTGTCGAGGACACCGGCCGGCGCAGCGCCGTACTCGACGCGGTCCTCGCCGTCGCCGAGGAGGCCGGGACGGGACCGGTCCAGGTTGCCCTGGCCTGGCTCCGTTACCGCGCCACCCGCGTGCAGGCCTCGATGCTCCCGATCGTGGGACCCCGCACCACGGCCCACCTGGCGGGCTACCTCGACGCCCTGAACGTGGAACTCAGCCAGGAGCACTACCGGCACCTGGACGAGGTCAGCGCGATCCGACCGGGGGCGCCGCACGCCGACGTGGCGGCCGCGCTGGCCCACGGGACCGACGGCGACCGCAGCCGTCTCGACGCCCCGCTCGTCCCCGTCGCGTGA
- a CDS encoding TetR/AcrR family transcriptional regulator, translated as MPKVTQAHLDARRQQVIDAARARFAAHGFARTSMTDIVEASGLSVGAIYRYFKSKDEIVAAICEQASQVLPAELTAGSVREFLQGIRTAAREEDHARLVAQIYAEAAVSPPLATLVRRQLDELHSAVAALLPGRPPAEAHRLAEAFVTLCVGYNQQLAVRGDLDPAPFAAALETLIGL; from the coding sequence ATGCCGAAGGTCACCCAGGCCCACCTCGACGCGCGCAGGCAGCAGGTCATCGACGCGGCCCGCGCACGCTTCGCCGCACACGGTTTCGCGCGCACCTCCATGACCGACATCGTGGAAGCCTCCGGGCTCTCCGTCGGAGCGATCTACCGGTACTTCAAGAGCAAGGACGAGATCGTCGCCGCGATCTGCGAACAGGCCAGCCAGGTACTGCCCGCCGAACTGACGGCCGGGTCGGTGCGCGAGTTCCTCCAGGGCATCCGCACCGCCGCGCGAGAGGAGGACCATGCCCGGCTCGTGGCCCAGATCTACGCCGAGGCCGCGGTTTCCCCGCCGCTGGCCACTCTCGTCCGCCGGCAACTGGACGAACTGCACAGCGCCGTCGCTGCACTGCTGCCCGGCCGCCCGCCAGCGGAAGCGCACCGCCTCGCCGAAGCGTTCGTGACCCTCTGCGTCGGCTACAACCAGCAACTCGCCGTGCGCGGCGACCTCGACCCGGCCCCGTTCGCCGCGGCCCTCGAGACACTCATCGGCCTGTGA
- a CDS encoding flavin reductase family protein yields the protein MAQATEAPVPPQRFRDVMAAVCTPVTIVTTMADGQPCGATVSSFASLSLTPPLVSVAFDRRSTVLARIRTAGRFAVSLLGHGQEGVATLFATPGADRFTGTAWYADRGLPRLEAAAGWMTCHLHQVVEAGDHLMLLGLVTHASRTEMPPLVYAHRVFGTHSRYGTRARTSVTDLIAACSR from the coding sequence ATGGCACAGGCGACGGAAGCCCCAGTTCCGCCTCAGCGGTTCCGCGACGTCATGGCGGCGGTGTGCACCCCGGTGACCATCGTGACCACCATGGCCGACGGCCAGCCGTGCGGCGCGACGGTGTCGTCGTTCGCGTCGCTGTCGTTGACGCCGCCGCTGGTCAGCGTGGCGTTCGACCGGCGTTCGACGGTGCTGGCGCGGATTCGGACGGCCGGCCGCTTCGCGGTCAGTCTGCTGGGCCACGGCCAGGAGGGCGTCGCGACCCTGTTCGCGACCCCTGGAGCCGACCGGTTCACCGGCACCGCCTGGTACGCCGACCGCGGTCTGCCCCGGCTGGAGGCCGCTGCCGGCTGGATGACCTGTCACCTGCACCAGGTGGTCGAGGCCGGGGATCACCTGATGCTGCTCGGTCTGGTCACCCATGCCAGCCGGACCGAGATGCCGCCCCTGGTGTACGCGCACCGAGTCTTCGGAACTCACTCACGCTACGGGACGAGGGCCCGTACGTCCGTCACCGATCTGATCGCGGCTTGTTCTCGCTGA
- a CDS encoding 2-keto-3-deoxygluconate permease produces MAIPIKRRLEAIPGGMMIVPLLIGAVLYTVAPGTGKFFGSFTGALFSGSLTILAVFYVCMGAGIEVRATPYILKKGGALFAAKVLASVVVGVILGRLLGELPISSGAFAGLSTLAVVAAMNDTNGGLYMALMGQFGKGKDVAAYSIMTIESGPFLTMLTLGAAGLSAFPWQTLVGAVLPLLVGMLLGNLDPQMREWLGRAVPVLIPFFAFALGSSIDLTSVWRAGLLGIGLGLFVFVVTGAVLLLADKFTGGTGVAGIAAASTAGNAAAVPAIVASANPAYQAAAPQATILVAASVVVTSLLVPFATAWFAARARRKEEARVTEGTST; encoded by the coding sequence GTGGCGATTCCCATCAAACGCCGTCTCGAGGCGATCCCGGGCGGCATGATGATCGTTCCGCTGCTGATCGGTGCCGTGCTGTACACCGTGGCCCCCGGCACCGGCAAGTTCTTCGGTTCCTTCACCGGAGCTCTCTTCTCGGGCTCACTCACCATCCTCGCCGTCTTCTATGTCTGCATGGGCGCGGGCATCGAGGTACGGGCCACGCCCTACATCCTCAAAAAGGGCGGTGCCTTGTTCGCGGCCAAGGTGCTCGCGTCCGTCGTCGTCGGGGTGATCCTCGGCCGTCTTCTCGGCGAGCTGCCGATCAGCTCGGGTGCCTTCGCCGGGTTGTCCACCCTCGCCGTCGTCGCGGCGATGAACGACACCAACGGCGGCCTGTACATGGCGCTGATGGGCCAGTTCGGCAAGGGCAAGGACGTCGCCGCGTACTCGATCATGACCATCGAGTCCGGGCCGTTCCTCACCATGCTCACGCTCGGCGCGGCCGGCCTGTCCGCGTTCCCGTGGCAGACCCTCGTCGGCGCCGTGCTGCCGCTGCTGGTCGGCATGCTGCTGGGCAACCTCGACCCGCAGATGCGGGAGTGGCTCGGCCGCGCCGTGCCGGTGCTCATCCCGTTCTTCGCCTTCGCGCTCGGGTCGAGCATCGACCTGACATCGGTGTGGCGGGCGGGCCTGCTGGGCATCGGGCTCGGGCTCTTCGTCTTCGTCGTGACTGGCGCGGTGCTGCTGCTGGCCGACAAGTTCACCGGCGGAACAGGTGTGGCGGGTATCGCGGCCGCGTCGACGGCGGGCAACGCCGCGGCGGTTCCCGCGATCGTCGCCTCGGCCAACCCGGCGTACCAGGCGGCGGCCCCGCAGGCGACGATCCTGGTGGCAGCCTCGGTGGTGGTGACCTCATTGCTCGTTCCGTTCGCCACCGCGTGGTTCGCCGCGAGAGCCAGGAGGAAGGAGGAGGCACGGGTGACCGAAGGGACCTCGACATGA
- a CDS encoding acyl-CoA dehydrogenase family protein, which translates to MTHIADRPADTIPTGAELVDRIRALQPMLAKNSAQGEADRRVVEESITALAEAGVFKIAQPKRYGGYETSMRTMLDVSAAVAEADGGTAWVVTLCNVCAWVVGLFPQQAQDDVWADTPDAKVCGVITPTSETTKVDGGYRVTGRWYYNSGSWHADWATMGVPITDESGAVVDQGMALIPRSDLKLEETWFVAGMRASGSNCMVAEDVFVPEHRVLSVPPLIEGHYGTEHTDETLYRSALVPILALVLAGPQLGLGRRALEIVQAKAATKPISYTHFAAQSDSVGFQLQLAEAAMRIETAHLHAYRAADDIDTAAAQGGYPDQLARARVRADTAWVLDNVTRAIDILLFAHGAGSFAEVNPLQRIWRDSAVAARHAVTLPTVNYEIYGKALLRRDDQITPLI; encoded by the coding sequence ATGACGCATATCGCCGACCGGCCTGCCGACACGATTCCCACCGGGGCCGAACTCGTCGACCGGATCCGGGCCCTGCAACCGATGCTCGCCAAGAACTCGGCGCAGGGCGAGGCCGATCGGCGGGTGGTCGAGGAAAGCATCACCGCCTTGGCCGAAGCGGGAGTGTTCAAGATCGCGCAGCCGAAGCGTTACGGCGGCTATGAAACGTCCATGCGCACCATGCTCGACGTTTCCGCGGCGGTCGCCGAGGCCGACGGTGGCACGGCCTGGGTGGTGACGCTGTGCAACGTCTGCGCCTGGGTGGTCGGGCTCTTTCCCCAGCAGGCCCAGGACGACGTGTGGGCCGACACGCCGGACGCGAAGGTCTGCGGCGTGATCACACCGACGTCGGAAACCACCAAAGTGGACGGTGGCTACCGGGTGACCGGCCGCTGGTACTACAACTCGGGATCGTGGCACGCGGACTGGGCCACGATGGGTGTCCCCATCACCGACGAGTCGGGCGCGGTCGTGGACCAGGGGATGGCGCTCATTCCCCGTAGCGACCTGAAACTCGAGGAGACCTGGTTCGTCGCCGGAATGCGGGCATCAGGCTCCAACTGCATGGTCGCCGAAGACGTGTTCGTCCCCGAACACCGGGTCCTGTCTGTTCCTCCCCTGATCGAGGGTCACTACGGCACCGAGCACACCGACGAGACGCTCTACCGTTCCGCGCTCGTCCCGATCCTGGCCCTCGTGCTCGCCGGCCCGCAGCTCGGGCTCGGCCGCAGGGCGCTCGAAATCGTGCAGGCCAAAGCCGCCACGAAGCCGATCTCCTACACCCACTTCGCGGCGCAGTCCGATTCGGTGGGCTTCCAGCTCCAGTTGGCGGAAGCCGCGATGCGGATCGAGACCGCGCATCTGCACGCCTACCGAGCCGCGGACGACATCGACACCGCCGCCGCCCAGGGCGGTTACCCGGATCAGCTGGCCCGGGCGCGGGTGCGCGCGGACACCGCGTGGGTGCTGGACAACGTCACGCGGGCGATCGACATCCTGCTGTTCGCTCACGGTGCGGGCAGCTTCGCCGAAGTCAATCCCCTGCAGCGCATCTGGCGGGACTCGGCCGTCGCCGCCCGGCACGCTGTCACCCTTCCGACGGTCAACTACGAAATCTACGGCAAGGCCCTCCTGCGCCGGGATGACCAGATCACACCCCTGATCTGA